One genomic region from Cetobacterium sp. 8H encodes:
- the prfA gene encoding peptide chain release factor 1 produces MFTKLEEVITKFDELTEALGSPEVLSNPKKMMECNKALNDITPIVEKYKEYKRYQEDLSFIKENIRGEKDADMKEMMQEEMKEIEEIIPGIEQEMKVLLLPKDPNDDRNVIIEIRGGAGGDEAALFAGNLFRMYMRYAERRKWKVEIIEKQEIGVGGIKEAVFSINGQGAYSRLKFESGVHRVQRVPETESSGRIHTSTATVAVLPEVDEVQDVKINTGDLKIDTYRAGGAGGQHVNMTDSAVRITHLPTGVVVQCQDERSQLKNRDKAMKHLASKLYEMELEKQRTAVESERRLQVGSGDRSEKIRTYNYPQGRITDHRIKYTAHQLDAFLDGDIDNMIDALITFAQAEMLSSSAE; encoded by the coding sequence GTGTTTACGAAATTAGAAGAAGTAATAACAAAGTTTGATGAGTTAACAGAAGCTTTAGGTTCTCCAGAAGTTTTAAGCAATCCAAAGAAAATGATGGAGTGCAATAAAGCTTTAAATGATATAACGCCTATTGTTGAGAAGTACAAAGAGTATAAAAGATACCAAGAAGACTTAAGTTTTATAAAAGAAAATATCAGAGGAGAAAAAGACGCTGATATGAAAGAAATGATGCAAGAAGAGATGAAAGAGATAGAGGAAATAATTCCTGGTATTGAGCAAGAGATGAAGGTTTTATTACTACCAAAAGACCCTAATGACGATAGAAACGTTATTATAGAGATAAGAGGAGGAGCTGGAGGAGACGAGGCTGCTCTATTTGCTGGAAACTTATTTAGAATGTATATGAGATATGCAGAGAGACGTAAGTGGAAAGTAGAAATCATTGAAAAGCAAGAGATCGGTGTTGGTGGAATAAAAGAAGCTGTATTCTCAATCAATGGTCAAGGAGCTTATTCAAGACTTAAATTTGAATCAGGAGTACATAGAGTACAAAGAGTTCCTGAAACTGAATCATCTGGAAGAATACATACATCTACAGCAACAGTAGCAGTATTACCAGAAGTAGATGAAGTTCAAGACGTTAAAATCAATACAGGAGATTTAAAAATTGATACATATAGAGCTGGAGGAGCTGGAGGACAGCACGTTAACATGACGGACTCGGCAGTTAGAATTACTCACTTACCAACAGGAGTAGTAGTACAGTGTCAAGATGAAAGATCTCAGTTAAAAAATAGAGATAAGGCCATGAAACACTTAGCTTCTAAATTATATGAGATGGAATTAGAAAAGCAAAGAACTGCAGTAGAAAGTGAAAGAAGACTTCAAGTAGGTTCAGGAGATAGATCTGAGAAAATAAGAACTTATAACTATCCTCAAGGAAGAATAACAGATCACAGAATTAAGTATACAGCACATCAGTTAGATGCATTTTTAGATGGAGATATAGATAATATGATAGATGCTCTGATCACATTTGCTCAAGCAGAGATGCTGTCAAGTTCAGCGGAGTAA
- the prmC gene encoding peptide chain release factor N(5)-glutamine methyltransferase, translating into MKLLDILKFSEEYLKKYSFSKPRLESEKVIAFVLKLDRITLYAYFDMELTLEQKEKIKDYLKVMARKRVTFDELPKEELEKESEKDFSSENRELLLKSMDYLKKNDVLDSKLDVEYIFAHVLNVKRAILSMNLKREITAKEKEEIRTLLYKRAKEKKPLQYILGEWEFYGLPFKVDERVLIPRADTEILVEQCKFILKEIESPKVLDIGTGSGAISVTIAKEIPTSSVLGADISLEALEVAVENRKLNDVEKNLKFIKSDVFSNIKDIDFDMIISNPPYIPQEEYEELMPEVKLHEPKGALTDKGDGYYFYEKISSEAPAHLKEGGYLAFEVGYNQAQEVSKMMEKNNFDIVAIVRDYGGIERVVIGRKNGEKVVNETN; encoded by the coding sequence ATGAAATTACTTGATATATTAAAGTTTTCAGAGGAGTATTTGAAAAAATACTCCTTTTCAAAACCACGTTTAGAGAGTGAAAAAGTTATAGCTTTTGTCTTAAAGTTAGATAGAATAACACTTTATGCATATTTTGATATGGAGTTAACTTTAGAGCAAAAAGAGAAAATAAAGGATTATTTAAAAGTTATGGCTAGAAAGAGAGTTACTTTTGATGAGCTTCCAAAAGAGGAGTTAGAAAAAGAATCTGAAAAGGACTTCAGTTCTGAAAATAGAGAGCTTCTTTTAAAAAGCATGGATTATTTGAAGAAAAATGATGTATTAGATAGTAAGTTAGATGTAGAATATATTTTTGCTCATGTTTTAAATGTAAAAAGAGCAATTCTTTCGATGAATTTAAAAAGAGAGATTACAGCGAAAGAAAAAGAAGAGATTAGAACACTTCTTTATAAAAGAGCAAAAGAAAAAAAACCACTTCAATATATCTTAGGTGAGTGGGAATTTTATGGATTACCTTTCAAAGTGGATGAAAGGGTACTTATTCCAAGAGCAGATACAGAGATACTAGTAGAACAGTGCAAGTTTATATTAAAAGAGATTGAGAGTCCAAAAGTCTTAGATATAGGTACGGGAAGTGGAGCAATATCTGTAACTATAGCTAAAGAGATTCCAACAAGTTCTGTTTTAGGTGCTGATATAAGTTTAGAAGCTTTAGAAGTAGCTGTTGAAAATAGAAAATTAAATGATGTTGAAAAAAATCTAAAATTTATAAAATCGGATGTTTTTTCGAATATAAAAGATATTGATTTTGATATGATAATCTCTAATCCTCCTTATATACCACAAGAGGAGTATGAAGAGTTGATGCCAGAGGTAAAATTACATGAACCGAAAGGAGCTTTAACAGATAAAGGAGATGGATATTATTTCTATGAAAAAATATCTAGTGAAGCACCAGCACATTTAAAAGAGGGAGGATATTTAGCTTTTGAAGTTGGATATAATCAGGCTCAAGAAGTAAGCAAAATGATGGAAAAAAACAACTTTGATATAGTTGCCATAGTTAGAGATTATGGTGGAATAGAGAGAGTTGTAATAGGAAGAAAGAATGGTGAAAAAGTTGTCAACGAAACTAATTGA
- the queA gene encoding tRNA preQ1(34) S-adenosylmethionine ribosyltransferase-isomerase QueA — MSTKLIDYDYHLPDELIGQKPREPRDHSKLMIVNRKEEKVEHKTFFNIIDYLKEGDVLVRNSTKVIPARLFGKKETGGILEILLIKRLSLDTWECLLKPAKKLKVGQKLEIGENKELVAELLEIKDDGNRVLKFSYEGSFEEVLDRLGKMPLPPYIVEALETKERYQTVYAIKGESVAAPTAGLHFTKELLEKLKDKGIEVLDVFLEVGLGTFRPVQTEDVLDHKMHEESFEIPEYTVERIKKAKEEKRRIVAVGTTTVRALESSLDKNGELVAKSGSTEIFIYPGYEFKVIDALITNFHLPKSTLLMLVSALSRREFMLDVYKEAVEKEYHFFSFGDAMFIC, encoded by the coding sequence TTGTCAACGAAACTAATTGATTATGACTATCACTTGCCAGATGAATTAATTGGACAAAAACCAAGAGAGCCAAGAGATCACTCTAAATTAATGATAGTAAATAGAAAAGAAGAAAAAGTAGAGCATAAAACTTTTTTTAATATAATAGATTATTTAAAAGAGGGAGATGTTTTAGTTAGAAATTCAACTAAAGTTATACCAGCAAGACTTTTTGGAAAAAAAGAAACAGGTGGTATTTTAGAGATTCTTCTAATTAAAAGATTATCTTTAGATACATGGGAGTGTTTATTAAAACCTGCTAAAAAACTTAAAGTTGGACAAAAACTTGAAATTGGAGAAAATAAAGAGTTAGTTGCAGAACTTTTAGAAATAAAAGATGATGGAAATAGAGTTTTAAAATTCTCATATGAAGGTTCTTTTGAAGAAGTTTTGGATAGACTTGGAAAAATGCCATTACCACCATATATAGTAGAAGCTTTAGAAACAAAAGAAAGATATCAAACTGTATATGCTATAAAGGGGGAGTCAGTAGCTGCTCCAACAGCAGGACTTCACTTTACAAAGGAACTTTTAGAGAAGTTAAAAGATAAGGGCATAGAGGTTTTAGATGTGTTTTTAGAGGTTGGATTAGGAACTTTTAGACCTGTACAAACTGAAGATGTTTTAGATCATAAAATGCATGAAGAGAGCTTTGAAATACCAGAGTATACTGTGGAGAGAATAAAGAAAGCAAAAGAGGAAAAAAGAAGAATTGTTGCTGTTGGAACAACAACAGTAAGAGCTCTAGAATCTTCACTAGATAAAAATGGAGAGTTAGTAGCAAAGTCAGGTTCTACAGAGATATTTATCTATCCAGGATATGAATTTAAAGTTATAGATGCTCTTATAACGAATTTTCATCTTCCAAAATCGACACTACTTATGTTGGTATCAGCTCTTTCAAGAAGAGAGTTTATGTTAGATGTATATAAAGAGGCAGTTGAAAAAGAATATCATTTCTTTAGTTTTGGAGATGCTATGTTCATCTGCTAA